The Thermoleophilia bacterium genome includes the window GGCGCACCGCAGTTGAGTTGTTCAGTGTTCCCTTTTGCTTCATTTGTCTTGCAAAGATGAAGGACGAATCTTGTTGGTTAAAAGGAACAAGTAGAAGTCAGGAAAAAAGAAGGACCCACGCGCGGCGCCAAAATATAATCTTCTCTTCGACAGTCGTCAAGAAATTCTGGGTCAACCGGGATCGTCGGAGGAGCGCATGCCGCTTGTGATCATCAAAATGTTAGAAGGACGAAGCACCGAGCAGAAGCGCCGCCTGGCCAAGGAAATCACCGAGGTAGTGGTCAAATACACTGGGGTGACCGAAGACCAGGTGGACGTTCTTATTGAAGATTACCCGCGCGAAAACTGGGCTAAGGCAGGAATCCTGTTTTCCGACAAGGACTAGGTAGGACTAAACTCCATATGCCTGCGCCAAGAGCAGCGCCGGGTGCATGCAGGGTCGTCCGGTGACATGGCCTAGCTGCATTCGGCACGTGCTGCACTCAGACACCACAAGGTCTGGATCGACCTCGGCTATCCGAGAAAACAACGGCTCTCCTATTTGTAGGGAAAAGTCGTATGTGCCTAACTTCATTCCGAAAGTCCCTGCCATCCCACAACATCCCGCCGTCAAGTC containing:
- a CDS encoding 2-hydroxymuconate tautomerase family protein, translating into MPLVIIKMLEGRSTEQKRRLAKEITEVVVKYTGVTEDQVDVLIEDYPRENWAKAGILFSDKD